In Candidatus Rhabdochlamydia sp. T3358, the genomic stretch GCTTGCAAGCTTAGCAAGCCTAATTGCATAAAATTCATGAGTAGTGATGCTGCATTAGAATATATGACAAGCCTATGGGGATTAAGGTGTATCAATATCCTTTCTTCTTTAGATTTTACTAAAGTTCGCACATTACGTTTCATAAGAAGCCTTCTGCCAGAATGTTTAGCTAGCGATCAACTTATATCTATCTTAGACAAGAGACTACGACACTTAGATGCCTACGATTTGTTAAGGGCTACAAATTTATCAGTACGTTTGGAAGAAGGTACTATTAGATCTGAAGTTGATGGACGTTATGACACCTCTTTAATTCCCTTAGATAGGGTACAACTTTACGATCAATCTGCAGCAGATGAGTTATTTGATAGCATATTCAGTGCTGCAGCAAGAACGATCAACATAGCAACAAATGAAGGAATAAGAGCAAATGAATTAGAAGGTGCACTTAGCATGAATTTCCTAGATAGTATGTTGATTCAAATAGGAATGAGCATCATAGATCGTATAAAATCGCGCAGGCATTATATCGCAAATATGCAATCAGTCCTTCAAGAATTACCTAACTATGCTGAGGATATATATGATACTGATCCGATTCTCAATCAAATCCAATGCCCTATTTCATTGAGAGCTATTCGAAGAACAATTACAGATCCGACCAATGAAAAAACGGTTTATGACTATGAGAGTTTTAAAATTTGGCTTGAACATAGCAGAACCTCCCCTATTACAAGAGAAGAAATTCCTGAAAACTTTGATGTAAAATATGAGGGAGGGAGTCGATATGATTCCATATTGAGATATCGAAAAGCCCTCTTGCAATCAGGAGAATTACAAAACTCAGAAGAAGAAGAATTTATCGCTAATCTTAAACAAATCTTCGAAGAAATTTGCACTCTAAATAAGGCATCTGACATAAAAACCGCTTCAGAAATGGTTCGTGACTTTTTTCAAAAGGGAGTTTTAGATGCATATGACATTTCCTACCTTAATACTTTAGATTCTTGTGAGGCTTGTAAGAGAAGACATAACCAAGATCTAAATGATAGAAAAGAGGAAACTTTCCAAAGCATCTCTCTTCAAGAAATCGATCAATCTCGTTTTATAATAAATGAACTTAATCTAGAAATAGAAAAAATTAAAACAAAAAAAGAAGAGTTAATTGAAGCTTTTGCAAACCCAACTCCTGAAGCAAGCTCATCTTTACATTAACTATAATCAATAATCGCTAAGGAATGAAAAAAATGACTCAAATAATTCTTGCATCAGCCTCTTGGTATGCTATTCCTAAAGGAGTTGAATACTTAACATCAGAACCCTCTAATCTCGAATCAAGGGTTGATCGTGTTCGAGCAAGATTTTTTGCCTTTAAATCTGCTCTACAAGGATTTAATTACCCAACTAGACTTAAACTCGCTTTTAAAACAACTTCGATCATAGTTTCTCACATGTGGCTTGCTACATTAATTACACCAGGATTGGCAAAGGTTATAGGGTTTAAAGATAGTTATTCATACGGATTTTTAAAGATGGCTGTTTGTTATGCTCTATTTAGCAGTAGATTTATCCTGATAAAATTCATAAATAGCAACCGGGGGCTAGATTTTATTATGAGTGAACTAGGATTTAAGCTTGCAAGCACCGAACCTGTTCTGCGTTTGATCAATCAACATATGAGAATATCTCGTTTAGGTGCCCAATCAGGAGTTATTAGATGTCTTAAATAGAAAACTGGAGTACTCAGCTGCTCAAGAATTATTCCATGCTGTACCTAGTAACCCTCCATTTCCTCTTTTTAGCATTACAGAAAAGATCAAGTTCTGGAAACTTTTAGAAGAAAAAGCAACCGACTCTATTAGTTTTCATTTACCGCAATACCGTGAAAGCATACAAGATACCGATCCAATCCTCTGTAAGGTTCAATGTCCCATTTCAGGAAGGGCTCCTCGCAGCGTAATTACAGATCCTATAGATCGTAAAACTGTTTATGATCGCAATACATTTGAAACCTATCTCAAATGCTATGATATTTCTCCTTCTACAAGAGAAAAAATACCTGAAGGATTTAATCTGGGTAATGAGGGAGGAAGTCGATATGATTCCATATTGAGATATCGAAAAACTCTTTTACAATCGAAAGAATTACAAAACCCAGAAGAATTTATTGCTAATCTTAAACAAATCTTCGAAGAAATTTACACGCTAAATGATGCTAACGGCATAAAAGATGCTTCAGAAGCAGTTTGTGACTTTTTTAAAAAAGGTGTTTTACAAGCATATGATGTTAGTTATTTTAAAACAGACCCAAATACAATAGAGACCCTTCTTGAAAAGAATAAAGATTATCCTCATGGAGTAGAACATATTAAAAAAGGGATAAAATTTCATAGCTATGAAGTCCATAGAAAACAACATAATCAAGATCAATATAATGACAACATGGGCTATATACCTTTACGTTCTAAAAAAGGATTTGTAGAAGTTTCTATTGAAGATTTTGAACAATATCCCTTTATCGTGAGCGAGCTTAATCTAGAAATAAAAAAAATAAAAGCAGAAGGGCAAGAGTTAATTCAAGTCTTTTCATAAATTTAAGCAATCTCTTATTAAAATTTTAAATAATATACAAGACTTAAAGCTTCTTGAAGCTTAGGTAAAAATGCTTAAAAACCACCTATATTTTAAAATAAAGTCTTTTGAGCTCATCTTTAAACTTAAGGAGCTTTAGCTATCATAAAAAAATTCTTTAATAGACAGAATCGAACACTATCCGTATTCTAAATCTGTTAAAATCTTTTAGATCTCAATTGGGAATTTACATGAAAAAGCAAAAAAAATGGCAGTTATATCTAATCTTTGTTGTTATTGCTCTTACCGTATACAATATATTGCCTACTGTTTTTTATTATACTAAACCTTTAAATCAACCTATCGAAGGAAAAAAAGCAGAGCAAATAGCTGTCTCTATCTCTGAAAGAGTCAATCGACTTGAGGAAGAAGCAGAAAAATGGCTGTATTCCTTTTGCAATCTGATTGAAGTAAAACCACAAGCAGTAGCTCTTGATGCTCGGCAACCCCAGCTCATTACTGTTTCTTTTAAAAATACAGAAGAAGCCAACCTATTTCGCAATTATTTGCCTAGAGCTGGTCAACTTATTCCTTTTTTACCCGCACAGCTATTTTTACATGAAGATACCGATATAAATAGCAGAACGGTTATTGTACAAAGACGTATTCCTATCCATTTTGATACGCATACCTATTATCAATTCTCCCACAAGTTGGACTCTTTAGGAAAACCAACCCCCTTTTATGAAGAAATTGTCCAAGACCGTGCTCTACAAATAGCCTCTTCTATTGCCGGCTCTACACAAAATGCTCTTTACCTACAAAATGCTTTAAAACAAACAGGAGTGGTCCAAGAAGATCAGTTTGTACAAATTGCTAAAAATATTCTTAGCTTTACCAATGTATATGGGGAAAGCTCTTTAATCACTAAGCGCTACTTTGCTAGCTTTACTCAATGTAACTTAGACGATCGCTATAGTTTTATGCAAAACTGGATTCAAAGCTTAGATTCTCTACAGACAAAATTCTTAAAAGAAAAAGAGCAGCTGCAAAATAAAGGTATACAAGCGGAAAAAACAGCTATATTTTTAACTACTTTAGAACAGCAAAGACTTGAATCCTTAAATGATAAAACGCAAGCTCTTAAACAAGCTATCCAAGTCATCAAAAAACATCTTGATCTATTTGTTACAGCTAAAAGTCCTTTATCGTATGAAGCATTGCAAAAAGATTTAAAACAGCAAATAACAACTGATAACATTCAAACAATTGTTCTAGAAGGATTTAATCCTTTTATTAAAAGTGTTTCTGTTGATTGGAATCAGGAAAAAATCTTTTTAGACCTTTATGAAGATGTAGAAACACTCAGAGAAAAAAGCCTACAGCCTTCTTATTTAGCGGATCAAGCAGATCAGTTGATGTACAATGAAATCGCTTTCATTGCAAGATCATCAGATGAGGTGATTTCTCCTTTTCAAGGCCGTTTTGAAATCACATTAAATCAATTAGCTGATAGCAAAAGCTTTCTTGCTATGAACCTAGGCCAAATTGCGCACAAAATGTCTTCCCAAATTAAAGAAACGCTTTTACGCTTTTGGTACCCCATTCACCCTGATTTGCAACGCAACGCGTTGCCTATTTATGACTACGAAACTTACCAAGCCCTTCCGCCTGCAGAGAAAAAACTAGCTCTAGTTGTCTATGCGCCAGCTAGCTATGATACAGCTCCTGTACCAGGATTTCGCACCCATTCTATTTATGTAATCGCTAAGGGCATGGATAAAATTTTATCCCGTTTACAGAGCGAGAGCCAGTCCGCTCAAACCAACCAATTTATTCAAGATTTTAATCAGCTCCGTGAAATTTTGCAAAAGAGCGGTTTTGTAGATTATTCTACAGCAGGTTATGCCTTTGATCCTGAATTTAGTCAGGATCTGATTTTTGAACAGGAGAATTACTATCAAACCCTACTGAAATCAACAAGAGAAAATTTTAAAGTTTCTGGCACAAAACGTTTTGCCCTATTAGAGTTTACTAATCTTGAGCAAAGGCTACTTACTGAAAATAAAATTCTCAACCAAATGCACGAAGACCTACTTAAATGGCGAGACGATTATTTTGCTGCCCAAAATCAAGCCAGAGGCGTTACTAAATACGATGTACCAAAACCTGTTCATAACATTTATTGGAATAATTTCTGCTTAAGCTTAAAAAAATATTTCAGAGGTGATGATCGTAAGATTTTACACTGGGGCTTAGATCTCTCAGGTGGTAAAACCGTTCAACTAGAGCTCGTTGATCATAACGGAAAAACAGTAGTAGACCCGATAGATATCAAACAAGGAATCAATGAGCTATATGCTCGTATAAACAAAATGGGCGTATCAGAGGTAAATATTCGCCAAGAAGGCAATACTATTGCACTAGATTTTCCCGGCGCACAAGGGTTATCGGCTAGTGATCTTGTAAAATCCTCTACGATGTATTTTCAAATAGTTAACGAAAAGTTTAGCTCGAATAACACAGAATTAGCTGATGCTACGCAAAAATTTTTACAAGAAATTTGGAATGAAGCTGTAGTTACCAACTGTAAAGATATTGAAGATATCCATCTCATTGCAAGCAAACATTTATATGGTGATTCTCTGGACTCAGAATTAGTACAACCTCGTTCTGAAGCCGCTAAAACACTTTATGAAAATGGATTGCGTTTTGCTCTTAGCGGCTCTATAAACAGCAGCTTTAATGAGACCTATTCTAAAATTGCTATGCTTAGGGGAAGCGACTTTACCAGCTGGAATGGACAAACTCATCCTTTACTTATTGTGTTTCGCAACTTTGCTTTAGAAGGTTCTAATTTAGAAGATATTCATGCCTCTTATGATCCTTCAAAAGGAAATTTCCTTGCATTTTCCGTTAAAGGCGCCTTCACAGATAAATCAGGAATTAAGCAATATCCCCGAGATAATCTGCTGGCTTGGACCTCTCAGTTCTCTAAAGAAAAAATTCAAGGCACGGCTAAAGAAACTTTTTCTGCAGGAAGAGGCTGGCGCATGGCTGTTATTCTCAATGGTTCTGTAATTAGCTCCCCTACTTTGGATTCAGAGCTAAAAGATAGCGGAATGATTACTGGAAGCTTTACTCAAAGAGAAATTAGCCAATTAGAAGCTGATCTTAAAGCAGGTTCTTTAAGTTTCACGCCTCATATCCTGGCTGAGAAAAATGTGTCTCCAGAGCTAGGGGCTAAAGAGAGAATGCAAGGTATTATTGCAACCATGCTTGCCTTATCCCTTGTTATAGCAGCTATGGTAAGTTACTACCGCTTTGGTGGAATGATTGCTTCAATCGCTGTGATTTTTAACCTATTGATTTTATGGGCTACATTGCAAAACCTACAAGCAACTTTAAGTTTAGCTGGAATTGCAGGGATTATTTTAACAGTTGGTATGGCAGTTGATGCAAACGTCTTAGTCTTTGAAAGGATTCGTGAAGAGTTTCAGGCAACAGGTCGTATTGCTATGGCTATTCATGCAGGCTATCGCAAAGCCTTTTCTGCAATTCTAGATTCTAATGTCACTACAATTATTGCAGCTTTAGTTCTACTGAATTTTGATTCAGGACCTATTAAAGCTTTTGCTGTTACCATGATTATTGGAATCCTCTCTTCCATGTTCACTGCACTTTTCATGACACGCTTCTTCTTCTCTAAATGGGTAGAGAATCCAAATCACAAAAAATTGAACATGTTAAATTGGTTTAAAATAAAAGACTTCAATTTTTTTAAATATGCAAAACCCGCATTATTTCTTTCTTTTTGCGTGATTCTCATTGGCTCTTTTATGCTAGTTACTCAACGCAATACCATTTTTGGTATGGATTTTAGAGGAGGTTATGCGCTTACCGTTGAACTAACTCCTCATACAGAAAACAATTATCGGCAATCTATAGAAAAAGCTCTTATACATGCCGGTGCTACAAATAATGAAGTACAGATAAGAGAGCTTACTCCAAATAATCAGGTTCGTATCTTTTTAAGTAGGAGCTTACAGGAAGAGGGTCATCCTTTTGCAAATCTGCCTCTTGAATACACCTTAAAAGAATCTAATTACCCTTATCAAACCAACCCAAAAATTGTATGGGTTGTGCAATCATTAGAAAAATCAGGGCTTTCATTAACCCCTTCTAGCCTGCAAAGCTTAAATAAGCAATGGACAGAGGTAAGTGGGCAACTATCCGACACAATGCGTAATAATGCTTTGATTGGAATTAGTATCGCCATGCTATGTATTCTTATATACATTACTATCCGCTTTGAGTTTAATTATGCAATTAGCGCTATTCTATGTTTAGCCCACGATCTATTCTTTACTTTAGCAGCTATTGCCATCTTACATAAGTTACATGTTCCCATTCAAATTGATCTGAATACAATTGCAGCGCTTATGACCATTATTGGATACTCTTTGAATGATACAATTATCGTTTTCGATAGAATTCGAGAAGATATGCAATTTATGCGTAAAATGAGCTTAATTGACATCATGAATCACTCCTTGAATGTAACTTTGAGCAGAACCCTCATGACATCAGGAACCACCTTACTTGTACTAGTTCCTCTGTTATTTTTAGGAGGATCTACTTTGTTTGGATTTTCTTTAGTTATGGTTATTGGTGTTATTTTTGGAACTCTATCATCATTGTTCATTGCAGCCCCTCTGATGAAGTTTTTTTACGAATGGGAATTACAGAAATTAAGCAAAATGAAATTAAATGAGCGATAGGATACATGCATGATATTAAACTACTGCGATCCTATATGGGTTTATCCCAAAGTTGATCCAGAATGGCATAAAACAATTATTAAAGAGTTTAGCATTCATCCTGTTATAGCCTATGTTCTAGCTTCTAGAAATTTTAAAACTCTAGAAGAAATACATGATTTTTTATATGCCAAACTCCCCCATCTGTTTGATCCTCATCTCTTTCCTGATATGGATAAAGCAGTACACCGAGTACTGCAAGCTCTTTCTCAGAACGAAAATATTCTTATCTATGGAGATAATGATGTCGATGGGATTACAGCAACGGCTCTTTTAACAGAATTTTTAAGATTTATTGGCGGAAATGTTTTTTTCTACATACCTAACCGCAATTCACTTAAACAAAGTTTAATCCTTGACGCTATTGATTTTGCTTTGCAAAAAGAGTGTAAATTAATCATTACAGTAGACTGCGGCATTACTGCTGCTAATGAAATTGAAGAAGCAGTTAAAAAAAAAATTGATGTAATTGTAACAGATCACCATGAACCCACCGCAAAACTACCTCACTGTATTGCCACGTTAAATCCCAAGTTACTTAATAGCACTTATCCTTATCGACATCTTACCGGAGTAGGCGTTGCTTTCAAATTAGCTCATGCTACTACAAAAACCTTGATTGCAAATGGATCTATTAGCCCTATAAAAATTGATCTTAAACACTACCTGGATTTGGTTGCTTTAGGGACAATTGCTGATATGGGTTCTCTTTTAGGAGAAAACAGAATTCTTGTGCGTTATGGTCTACGTCAAATGCGAAAATCCAGAAGAATTGGCCTTGCCAAACTATTTTCTATTTGCAGTCTCAAGCCAGGAGAGATCACTCCTATTGATATTGCTTCTAAAGTAGCTCCTCGTCTCAATAGCTTAGGAAGAATCGCAGATCCTCTTAAAGGGGTGGAGCTTTTATTGATTCGAGATGCTAATGCAGCAGAAGCCCTAGCAAAGGAATTAGACTTAAATAATATTGAAAGACAAAAAATTGAAAGACGGGATTCTGAAGATGTAGAACAATATATTTTACGTAACCCTCAAATACTTCATCAAAAAGCTATTGTCATTTCTTCTGATAAATGGCATCCTGGAATCATTCCCATTATCACTGCTCGTATTGCTAAGCAATATAATAGACCAACTGTGGTTATTTCTATTGACCAAGGCTTAGGAAAGGGCTCTATAAGAACAATCCCTGAATTTCCTCTTTTACAACATTTGCGTGAGAGTAGCGATCTCTTGGAGAACTTTGGTGGTCATGATTTTGCAGCAGGTCTCACCATTAAGGAAGAAAACATTCCCGCTTTTAAAGAGCAATTTATAAAAGCCGCTAATCTTCACCTTAAAGATCAGGACATCATTGCTAAAATCTATCTAAATGCAAATATTCAATTTGGAGATTTAACCTTTGATTTTATGGAGTCCTTTAATTTGCTTGAGCCTTTTGGGAATGAAAACCCTGCTCCGATCCTCTATTGCGATGCTAAGCAGATTTGGCCTCCAAAAATTGTTGGAAAGACCCATCTTAAGCTCTATCTTGAACAACAAGATCGCATGCTAGAAGGCATTGCTTTTGGAATGGCCGACAAGAGACAGCGTCTACTTAAGAAAAAACTCATGTTACATATTGCATTTACTCCTCATATCAATAACTTCTTAAATAAATCAAGCATCCAGTTACAAATTCGCGACTTTCAGCTTGCTAGCTTCCCTTAAAAGCACAAACGCATCTCATGATATTGATGCGTTTGTTTTGAATTTTTTAATAAATCAGGAAACATCCTCATCTATATTAGAAATCATTTTATTCAGATAGCAACTTTGATATTGTTTAATATTATCAATATGTACAATCCATGCAGATCCTTTGCGACAGGCTTTTAATAGACCAATACGCGTTGCATAATAAATTTTTTGATAAGGTACTTTTAATAGCTTAGCCGCCTGTTGAATCGAATAATATCCTTGTTTATTATCAAATAGTAACTCCCCGTTATGCATAGATTTAGAACGAGAGTATTTCATTTTTTTATATTGATCCAAATCCTCTATGTCGATAATCCAACGAGTTGGATTTTTATAAGCTTTTAACTTTTTTTGTTTAATCGCCACATAAATAGCTTGACGTGTCACCTTATTAATTTTTGCCGCTTCTGACAGCGTTACAAATTTTTTTTCCCCTTCTGCACATTCGATTGAGTTCATAGAGACACCTCTGATTTATAGTTATAATTAATTATAAAAAGTACATATTATTTTGTTAGAAGCAAAAAAATTATCTTTACTGCTACTTTAATTTTAAACTAAACAGTGAATATTATAAAAACATAATTAACATTTTATATTTATATATTCTATTTTTTATAAAAATAAAAAATTACGATTAAATAAAAATTTAAAGCTTTTGAAAGCAAATCAATTTAATAGCTCCTAAGTGTATCTTAAGCGTTTTTTAGTCCATAGCAAAAACAATCTTATTTATTTCAACAAATTTTTGTTTTTTAGCAGAACCATAAATTATATGTATATGAAAAATTAAATTTTAATAAAAATCATATCAATTAAATTAAACAAATATATTTAAAATTAAATTTAAAACATAAACTTTTATAATTAATAATAGTATAAATAAATATTTTAAAATTTAGCCCCCTTACAGCTTGAAATTGCGTAAAGACAAATAGTAACTCTATTTTTGTATGAATCTCTTATAGTTTATTCTAAATAATTAATCGATTAATAACTTTAAACAGATAAAATTAATTACAATAATTCCATTACTAATATAACTATAATATAATGCTTTGCTTTCCATTTTAAATAATTACTATAAAATCAAAAGGAAGGCAAATGACCTCTATCTATACAACATTTGAAACTCTCTATCTTAACGATTCCCTCTCGAGCCCGCAACCTGCTCCAATAACCGATAAAAAATTTATGCTTGCTAAAATAAAAAAAGAAGGTAGCAGAGCGTTTAATCTTGCTTCTGAAGAATTAAAGAAAAATGAAACCGTCGTAGAAGCCTTTATAGAAAAGCGTTTTAAAGAGCTTACCTCTTTCTACAAAGATAAGAGAAACAATAAAGATGCCATGATTTCTATCTTCAGAACTAAAAATAATGGTGTGGGATTACTTTTTGCTTCTAGAAAACTAAAAAAAGATCCTGAAGTTGTTCTTTTTGCCATAGAAAACGATGCCTTACCTTTAAAATTCGCTTCAAAAAAGTTAAGAAACAACTATGATTTTATGCTTAAGGCCGTACAGAAGAACCCTTGGGTATTAGAACTTACTTCTGAAGATTTTAGAAATAATGAAGTTATTGTGCTTGCTGCCGTGCAGCAGGATGCTCGAGTATTACAATTTGCTTCTAAAAAGTTAAAAAACAACTATGATTTTATGCTTAAGGCTATAGAACTAGATCCTTGGTCCTTACAATACACTTCTGAGAAGTTAAGAAATCATGAAACCATTGTACTTGCTGCCATGCAAAAACAGCCTTATGTATTACAATATGCTTCTGATAGGCTAAAGGACAATTATGATTTCATGCTTAAGGCTGTACAGCTAGATCCTTGGCTATTACAGTACGCTTCTGAAAATCTGAAGAGCAATAAAAATCTTACGCTTGCTGCTGTGAAAGAAAACAGCTTAGTATTACAATTTTTACCTTTCTTAAAAAAATTTGAGAAAGATTCAGACATTGTACGCATTATTCTAGGTAAGTTTTTGGGATCTAATAAGGAAATCACTTAGTCGAGCTTCTTAATTCTCTCGTAAAAAATAAAAACCACTAAGTACTTAAACTTAGTGGTTTTTATAAAAACTTCATAGGAACTCTCGAATCATGAGATTCAGATTTAAGTTTATACAGCTTCGAAACGCTGTACTTTTTTATTCAGATAGTTTTCTCGATATTCTTTAATATCATCGACATGAACTACCCAAGCAGCTCCTCTACGATGTGCTTTCATTAGTCCTACGCGTGTTGCATAGTATACCTTTTGAGCTGGCACATTTAATAGTTGAGCAACTTGATTAACGGAATGAAACCCTTTATGGTTATCAAATAAAAGCTCTCCGTTATACATCGATTTCGTACGGGAATACTTTCCGTTACGATATAATTCAAGATCTGCAAGATCAATTGTCCATCTTGTTGCATCTTTTTTAGCTTTAAGCTTTTTTTGCTTAATCGCTACATAGATTGCTTGTCGTGTTACATTGTTGATCTTAGCCGCCTCTGTAATCGACACAATCTTCTTACTTGAAGAATTTAATTCCTCTAATCCACTTTGGATTTCTTCTCTTTCCATTTTATATATCCTCCAAAAAATCAAGATATCTTTTATCAAACTTGAAGCACCCATCAACTGCAAAAACCAATAACTAATAAATTAGAGGCGCTATTTGATTAAAATTAGTAATTAAACTATTTTATTTGTCACTTCGAACAATTATTATGGCATATAAATGAATTGAAATCAAGCATATATTAATTTTTTTAATTAGAATAGCTATTAGAAAAACGGAAATAGACAATTGCTTTTTTCTAGCTATAAACTTTAACTTTGTCATAAGCTAAAATTATAGAATATTAAATAAATGTTTTTATTATACTTAAAATCAAAGACTTAAATCATGGTTCGCTTTCTACTTATATTCGCATTAATTGTTAAGATAATAGCCTTAGAAGCAGTAGAGCCCCCTAAATTGACAGCTAAAGAAACAAGGTTAAAAACAGAAGAAATTTTAAAAGCCCATGTTTCTTATCAACAGCTGAGCCCTGAACTCATTAAAAGAGCCCTTAAAAACTACTTAGAAGAGCTAGATCCCTTAAAAACTTATCTTCTTGATTATGAAATAGTTAAGTGGACAGACCCCTCTAAAGAGCTACTTAAAACAGCTTTAGCAGAATATGAACTAGAAAAATTTACTGTTTTTGAAGAAATACACCGTCAAATGATACTTGCTATTGAAAGAAGAAATTCTCTAGAAAAACAGCTGGAAAACACCCCCCTTCCTGAAGATGTTTCTCACTTAGAATTTAAAGATGTTACATGGGCAAAAAATGTAGATTCATTGAAAGAACGCCTATTGCGAATTAAATCTCTACAGCTTCGTACGGCAGCAAAAATAGACCCAGATATCCGCGATCGGTTTATGCAAAGATTAACAAAAAGAAGAATCTGTCGAGAAAACGATTTAAAAGGAAAAACAGATCAGGAAAGATTACGCATTATTCTATCCTATGTTCTTAAATCCATAAGCTCAGCTTTAGATTCTCAAACCATCTATTTTACTCCTGCTGAAGCCAGCCAATTTATGATTCAAGTACAACAACGTTTATTTGGAATTGGAGCACAGTTAAGAGATGATCTTAATGGGCTTACAGTAGTGCATATTCTAGAGAAAAGCCCGGCTAGCCTTCCTAATAAGCTAAAAATTGGGGATCGGATTGTCGCTGTAAACAACGAACCCATTATAGGTCTGGAAATCATAGAAGCTGTAGAACTTATTCGCGGTCCTCAGGGATCTTCTGTAATTTTAACAGTGCTGCGCGAGGTAAAAGAGGGAGAAAACCTTAAAGAAAACAAGTTAGAAATTGAGCTTATTCGCGGAGAGATTGTTTTAAAAGAATCCAGATTAGAAACGCAGATAGAGCCTTATGGCAATGGTGTGATTGCTATCTTACATCTATTTTGCTTTTACCAAGATAATCATAGCAGTTCCGCAACCGATTTAGCTAAAGCAATAGATGAGATTAAGAAGAATCATCTTTTAAAAGGAGTCATTCTTGATCTGCGTAATAATGCAGGGGGTCTGTTAACCGAGGCTGTGGCAGTAAGTGGTTTATTTCTTTCAAAAGGGATCGTTGTTTCTATTAAGGATAATCAAGATAAGGTTTTTCACTTACGCAACTTAGAAAATAAAAAAGAGTGGGATGGCCCGTTAATTGTCCTTACCAATCGCATGAGCGCTTCCT encodes the following:
- the secD gene encoding protein translocase subunit SecD, translated to MKKQKKWQLYLIFVVIALTVYNILPTVFYYTKPLNQPIEGKKAEQIAVSISERVNRLEEEAEKWLYSFCNLIEVKPQAVALDARQPQLITVSFKNTEEANLFRNYLPRAGQLIPFLPAQLFLHEDTDINSRTVIVQRRIPIHFDTHTYYQFSHKLDSLGKPTPFYEEIVQDRALQIASSIAGSTQNALYLQNALKQTGVVQEDQFVQIAKNILSFTNVYGESSLITKRYFASFTQCNLDDRYSFMQNWIQSLDSLQTKFLKEKEQLQNKGIQAEKTAIFLTTLEQQRLESLNDKTQALKQAIQVIKKHLDLFVTAKSPLSYEALQKDLKQQITTDNIQTIVLEGFNPFIKSVSVDWNQEKIFLDLYEDVETLREKSLQPSYLADQADQLMYNEIAFIARSSDEVISPFQGRFEITLNQLADSKSFLAMNLGQIAHKMSSQIKETLLRFWYPIHPDLQRNALPIYDYETYQALPPAEKKLALVVYAPASYDTAPVPGFRTHSIYVIAKGMDKILSRLQSESQSAQTNQFIQDFNQLREILQKSGFVDYSTAGYAFDPEFSQDLIFEQENYYQTLLKSTRENFKVSGTKRFALLEFTNLEQRLLTENKILNQMHEDLLKWRDDYFAAQNQARGVTKYDVPKPVHNIYWNNFCLSLKKYFRGDDRKILHWGLDLSGGKTVQLELVDHNGKTVVDPIDIKQGINELYARINKMGVSEVNIRQEGNTIALDFPGAQGLSASDLVKSSTMYFQIVNEKFSSNNTELADATQKFLQEIWNEAVVTNCKDIEDIHLIASKHLYGDSLDSELVQPRSEAAKTLYENGLRFALSGSINSSFNETYSKIAMLRGSDFTSWNGQTHPLLIVFRNFALEGSNLEDIHASYDPSKGNFLAFSVKGAFTDKSGIKQYPRDNLLAWTSQFSKEKIQGTAKETFSAGRGWRMAVILNGSVISSPTLDSELKDSGMITGSFTQREISQLEADLKAGSLSFTPHILAEKNVSPELGAKERMQGIIATMLALSLVIAAMVSYYRFGGMIASIAVIFNLLILWATLQNLQATLSLAGIAGIILTVGMAVDANVLVFERIREEFQATGRIAMAIHAGYRKAFSAILDSNVTTIIAALVLLNFDSGPIKAFAVTMIIGILSSMFTALFMTRFFFSKWVENPNHKKLNMLNWFKIKDFNFFKYAKPALFLSFCVILIGSFMLVTQRNTIFGMDFRGGYALTVELTPHTENNYRQSIEKALIHAGATNNEVQIRELTPNNQVRIFLSRSLQEEGHPFANLPLEYTLKESNYPYQTNPKIVWVVQSLEKSGLSLTPSSLQSLNKQWTEVSGQLSDTMRNNALIGISIAMLCILIYITIRFEFNYAISAILCLAHDLFFTLAAIAILHKLHVPIQIDLNTIAALMTIIGYSLNDTIIVFDRIREDMQFMRKMSLIDIMNHSLNVTLSRTLMTSGTTLLVLVPLLFLGGSTLFGFSLVMVIGVIFGTLSSLFIAAPLMKFFYEWELQKLSKMKLNER
- the recJ gene encoding single-stranded-DNA-specific exonuclease RecJ codes for the protein MILNYCDPIWVYPKVDPEWHKTIIKEFSIHPVIAYVLASRNFKTLEEIHDFLYAKLPHLFDPHLFPDMDKAVHRVLQALSQNENILIYGDNDVDGITATALLTEFLRFIGGNVFFYIPNRNSLKQSLILDAIDFALQKECKLIITVDCGITAANEIEEAVKKKIDVIVTDHHEPTAKLPHCIATLNPKLLNSTYPYRHLTGVGVAFKLAHATTKTLIANGSISPIKIDLKHYLDLVALGTIADMGSLLGENRILVRYGLRQMRKSRRIGLAKLFSICSLKPGEITPIDIASKVAPRLNSLGRIADPLKGVELLLIRDANAAEALAKELDLNNIERQKIERRDSEDVEQYILRNPQILHQKAIVISSDKWHPGIIPIITARIAKQYNRPTVVISIDQGLGKGSIRTIPEFPLLQHLRESSDLLENFGGHDFAAGLTIKEENIPAFKEQFIKAANLHLKDQDIIAKIYLNANIQFGDLTFDFMESFNLLEPFGNENPAPILYCDAKQIWPPKIVGKTHLKLYLEQQDRMLEGIAFGMADKRQRLLKKKLMLHIAFTPHINNFLNKSSIQLQIRDFQLASFP
- a CDS encoding helix-turn-helix domain-containing protein, which produces MNSIECAEGEKKFVTLSEAAKINKVTRQAIYVAIKQKKLKAYKNPTRWIIDIEDLDQYKKMKYSRSKSMHNGELLFDNKQGYYSIQQAAKLLKVPYQKIYYATRIGLLKACRKGSAWIVHIDNIKQYQSCYLNKMISNIDEDVS
- a CDS encoding DUF4116 domain-containing protein codes for the protein MTSIYTTFETLYLNDSLSSPQPAPITDKKFMLAKIKKEGSRAFNLASEELKKNETVVEAFIEKRFKELTSFYKDKRNNKDAMISIFRTKNNGVGLLFASRKLKKDPEVVLFAIENDALPLKFASKKLRNNYDFMLKAVQKNPWVLELTSEDFRNNEVIVLAAVQQDARVLQFASKKLKNNYDFMLKAIELDPWSLQYTSEKLRNHETIVLAAMQKQPYVLQYASDRLKDNYDFMLKAVQLDPWLLQYASENLKSNKNLTLAAVKENSLVLQFLPFLKKFEKDSDIVRIILGKFLGSNKEIT